A genomic region of Rhodohalobacter sp. SW132 contains the following coding sequences:
- a CDS encoding dicarboxylate/amino acid:cation symporter, giving the protein MKWYRKLHWKIIIGLILGLLWGLFSSLVGWNQFTIDYIRPFGTIFVDLLKLIAVPLVLASLVVGVSSLNDMTKLSRLGGKTIGIYMITTVFAITIGLTVVNVIQPGKTLPEETRVTLMESYSENLEGRDEAAQALVDRSPLQFFVDIVPENVIQAASDNANMLQVVFIAIILGIGIINIPVQKGEVLINFFDALNDVIIKIVDLIMKTAPYGVFALMAAVIVDLAGDDLTQALTLLRALAWYCVAVIIGLLIHVTIVYFSLFKIFSKMKLRDFLKAIQPAILLGFSTSSSAATLPVTMERVEKNLGVDEEVSSFVLPVGATINMDGTSLYQAVAAVFIAQALGMDLTILQQLTIVLTATLASIGAAGVPGAGIIMLVIVLQAVQVPVEGIALILGVDRILDMARTAVNVTGDAAVSVAVASSEGMLGSLHFDDDE; this is encoded by the coding sequence ATGAAGTGGTATCGGAAACTGCATTGGAAAATAATTATCGGGTTGATCCTTGGCCTTCTCTGGGGACTTTTTTCAAGCCTCGTGGGATGGAACCAATTCACGATTGATTATATCCGTCCATTTGGTACCATTTTTGTCGATCTGCTGAAGTTAATTGCCGTCCCCCTGGTACTTGCCTCTCTGGTAGTTGGGGTATCAAGCCTCAATGATATGACCAAACTCTCCAGGCTTGGTGGTAAAACGATCGGTATTTATATGATTACCACGGTTTTTGCAATTACCATCGGCCTGACGGTAGTAAACGTGATACAGCCGGGAAAAACGCTGCCGGAGGAGACGCGGGTTACCCTGATGGAAAGTTACAGTGAAAACCTGGAGGGGCGCGATGAAGCTGCGCAGGCACTTGTGGACAGAAGTCCGCTACAATTTTTTGTGGATATCGTGCCCGAGAATGTGATTCAAGCTGCATCAGACAATGCCAACATGCTCCAGGTAGTATTTATTGCCATCATCCTTGGAATCGGAATCATCAACATTCCGGTGCAAAAAGGGGAGGTGCTTATCAACTTTTTTGATGCGCTGAACGATGTAATCATTAAAATCGTAGACCTGATCATGAAAACGGCACCCTATGGAGTGTTTGCACTGATGGCGGCCGTTATTGTAGATCTTGCCGGGGATGATCTCACACAGGCATTGACTTTGCTTCGCGCTCTCGCCTGGTACTGTGTTGCGGTAATCATCGGCCTGCTGATTCACGTCACTATCGTCTATTTCAGCCTGTTCAAAATTTTTAGCAAAATGAAGCTCCGCGATTTTCTGAAAGCGATACAGCCCGCGATTCTCCTGGGGTTCAGTACCAGTTCAAGTGCGGCAACTTTGCCGGTGACCATGGAGCGGGTAGAGAAAAACCTGGGAGTTGATGAAGAAGTATCAAGCTTTGTACTGCCGGTTGGTGCAACAATAAACATGGATGGAACGAGTTTATATCAAGCTGTGGCTGCGGTGTTTATTGCGCAGGCACTTGGCATGGATCTGACGATTCTGCAGCAGCTTACAATCGTACTTACAGCCACACTGGCCTCGATCGGTGCTGCAGGGGTTCCGGGGGCAGGCATTATTATGCTTGTGATTGTGCTCCAGGCGGTTCAGGTTCCTGTTGAAGGTATTGCTTTGATACTGGGTGTTGACCGGATTCTCGACATGGCCCGCACAGCTGTAAATGTTACTGGTGATGCCGCCGTTTCTGTTGCAGTGGCAAGCAGTGAAGGGATGCTCGGCAGTCTCCATTTTGATGACGATGAATAG
- a CDS encoding DUF92 domain-containing protein, with protein MNRLTSYGFIFVLIFLAILEGNSGDHVSLMKGLAFSILIAYGAFFLTWLTIDAVLPVIVLGTTIYGFGGLILTIAVIVFFITGSLFTRLNEDHTTTQSVAGHEIRRDGVQVWANGFWIAFFCILWFLSEIDIMLGAAFGVVAVATADTWATEVGIRKPGHTIDLKTRKTVPPGTDGGVSFKGTFFSFLGALLIGFFASQGVAGSTLWILFSVTLGGFLGCLIDSYIGAVYQRNPKSLPEDSLWLKLDNDKQNSLVNWLSTGSGGIITLLLLLII; from the coding sequence TTGAATCGATTAACATCCTACGGGTTTATTTTTGTGCTGATATTCCTCGCCATTCTCGAGGGGAATTCAGGGGATCATGTTTCGCTGATGAAGGGCCTCGCGTTCTCAATACTGATTGCCTACGGCGCATTTTTTCTTACCTGGCTCACGATAGATGCCGTGTTGCCGGTAATTGTACTCGGCACCACGATTTATGGTTTTGGCGGCCTGATTCTTACCATCGCAGTTATTGTATTTTTTATTACGGGAAGTCTGTTTACACGCCTGAATGAAGATCACACAACCACCCAAAGTGTAGCGGGTCATGAAATACGGCGGGATGGAGTACAGGTTTGGGCCAACGGGTTCTGGATCGCATTTTTCTGTATTCTCTGGTTTTTATCTGAAATTGATATAATGCTTGGTGCGGCGTTTGGAGTGGTTGCTGTAGCTACTGCCGATACCTGGGCCACGGAGGTAGGAATCCGTAAACCCGGGCACACCATTGATCTTAAAACCCGCAAGACCGTGCCGCCCGGAACTGACGGAGGAGTTAGCTTCAAAGGAACATTTTTTTCATTTTTAGGGGCGCTGCTCATCGGCTTTTTTGCGTCGCAGGGAGTTGCGGGAAGCACACTCTGGATCCTGTTTTCTGTTACTTTAGGTGGTTTTTTGGGATGTCTGATTGATTCCTATATTGGAGCGGTTTACCAGAGAAACCCCAAATCTCTGCCTGAAGATTCTCTCTGGTTAAAACTGGACAACGATAAACAGAACAGTCTTGTAAACTGGCTTTCAACCGGCAGCGGAGGTATCATCACGCTGTTGCTTTTATTAATCATTTAA
- a CDS encoding DUF3098 domain-containing protein: protein MAAKRRRKEKKPMVFSALNYKILAAGVLLVIIGFTIMRLENEVYGFISLYIAPVIIMGGYITVVFAILKRPDEGEKTDTAPQKS from the coding sequence ATGGCAGCGAAACGCAGAAGAAAAGAAAAAAAACCGATGGTGTTCTCAGCACTCAACTACAAGATTTTAGCAGCCGGAGTGCTATTGGTGATCATAGGATTCACAATTATGCGTCTCGAAAACGAGGTATACGGTTTTATCTCACTCTACATCGCCCCGGTTATTATTATGGGCGGGTACATTACCGTGGTTTTTGCAATTCTCAAACGACCTGATGAGGGCGAAAAAACGGACACTGCTCCGCAAAAAAGTTGA
- a CDS encoding nucleoside triphosphate pyrophosphatase → MKPIVLASASPRRKKLFEQMNISVTVIPSSIEENVDDRLEPGKIVCSLARQKGEDVARNESSSIVISADTIVVQNNTILGKPKNKQEAASILRNLSGKVHSVYSGVNILETDSEFNYINTLSFYERTKVTFSPLDELEIDRYIETGSPMDKAGAYGIQDDMGSLFVEKIEGDYYNVVGFPVNAFYQNLKTRRHELFSKIFRT, encoded by the coding sequence ATGAAACCAATCGTACTGGCATCTGCCAGCCCGCGCCGGAAAAAACTTTTCGAGCAGATGAATATTTCCGTCACCGTCATTCCATCATCAATTGAAGAAAATGTTGATGACAGGCTCGAGCCGGGTAAGATCGTCTGCTCACTGGCCCGGCAGAAAGGCGAAGATGTTGCACGAAATGAATCTTCTTCGATCGTGATCTCTGCTGATACTATCGTTGTGCAAAATAACACCATCCTGGGAAAACCGAAAAATAAACAAGAGGCTGCGTCCATCTTGCGAAATCTGAGCGGAAAGGTTCACAGTGTATACAGTGGTGTTAATATCCTGGAGACGGATTCCGAATTCAATTATATAAACACTCTTTCGTTTTACGAGAGAACAAAAGTTACCTTTAGTCCGTTAGATGAACTGGAAATTGACCGATATATTGAAACCGGAAGTCCGATGGATAAAGCCGGTGCCTACGGAATACAGGATGACATGGGCAGCTTGTTTGTGGAAAAAATTGAAGGTGATTACTATAATGTGGTTGGATTTCCGGTGAATGCTTTTTATCAGAACCTGAAAACCAGGCGGCATGAACTCTTTAGTAAGATTTTTAGAACATGA
- a CDS encoding lipopolysaccharide assembly protein LapB has product MIRFLKLFLLPVTVCLFFGSLTVPVIAQSVEFRVANQHMQQQNYEEALPILMELHEEHPSTFTYFNQLIDCLVNLNQYEEAISIAQRHVDNEYSVYRSKIKLAEVHHLNGDKNLAFEMWQQVLDENPQQIQIFHNIGESMMQRREYLAAAEHYAESRDRFGNATLFSNELANAYMQAGMFEDAVLEYYRVIRENPQQMGFVQQRFLRMRDDELYQIAALELEDFLLEMETDHAAYSQLYQLLSWLFLETEEYRRAFVFARQYENRTPEINYSLFSLGNRLRSARQYELAADAYSHYVETESALYTRALEEQASTYLMWAQYIEQHGLHSSKKQDRLYEQSYELNRQITERSPNYNRIGRVLSNLTDLSLDHYKDLEKAEHWFAMLQDTGAGEGTQDAYTLYAEGRIALFKGDYTSTRQALTRADRASEDSNLSERTRYYLSLSDFFAGDFDFAEIQLRSLERRNTSYYANNAIQLRMWIKNGTRIDTTHAQLKNFSETIRQIHTGEYDSALEQMKTFMESSTHPFSDDLAVEFAKHLPYRYQAVVLQMLQDQVVNNQISPLRERMMWERAVIAERLASLGDASEILPPNEFELFESAPLPPGTLSESDVESMFEDILLEFPDGFYARFVREKLQQSGQPQTL; this is encoded by the coding sequence ATGATTCGATTCCTTAAACTATTTTTATTGCCGGTTACCGTTTGTCTGTTTTTCGGCTCCCTAACAGTTCCGGTAATTGCCCAGTCGGTTGAGTTCAGAGTAGCCAATCAGCATATGCAGCAGCAGAATTACGAAGAAGCTCTCCCAATTCTAATGGAGCTGCATGAGGAACACCCCTCTACATTCACCTATTTCAACCAGCTCATCGACTGCCTTGTAAACCTCAATCAATATGAAGAAGCCATTTCCATTGCTCAGCGGCATGTTGACAACGAGTATTCGGTTTACCGTTCCAAAATTAAGCTTGCAGAAGTTCATCATCTCAATGGCGATAAAAATCTGGCTTTTGAAATGTGGCAGCAGGTACTTGATGAGAATCCCCAACAGATTCAGATTTTTCACAATATTGGAGAATCGATGATGCAGCGACGGGAATACCTGGCTGCGGCCGAGCATTATGCAGAATCACGTGACCGTTTCGGCAATGCGACCTTATTCTCAAATGAACTGGCAAATGCCTATATGCAGGCCGGTATGTTTGAAGATGCAGTTCTGGAATACTACCGGGTCATCAGGGAAAACCCGCAGCAAATGGGATTTGTTCAGCAACGATTTCTGCGCATGAGAGATGATGAGCTTTACCAGATTGCTGCGCTCGAACTGGAAGATTTCCTGCTCGAAATGGAGACAGATCACGCTGCCTACTCCCAGCTATACCAGTTACTTAGCTGGCTTTTTCTTGAAACAGAAGAGTACAGGCGTGCTTTTGTGTTTGCAAGACAGTACGAAAACCGGACTCCGGAAATTAATTATTCTCTTTTTTCACTTGGCAACCGGCTTCGTTCAGCACGACAATATGAACTTGCAGCCGACGCCTATTCCCATTACGTAGAAACGGAATCAGCACTCTACACGAGGGCACTTGAAGAACAAGCCTCCACATACCTGATGTGGGCACAATATATTGAACAGCATGGCCTCCACTCGTCCAAAAAACAGGACAGGCTGTATGAGCAGTCCTATGAACTGAACCGGCAGATCACTGAACGCTCTCCCAATTACAACCGGATCGGGCGCGTCTTATCGAATCTTACAGATCTTTCGCTGGATCACTACAAAGATCTGGAAAAAGCGGAACACTGGTTTGCCATGCTGCAGGATACAGGCGCGGGTGAAGGCACTCAAGATGCTTACACCCTCTATGCTGAAGGGCGAATTGCTCTCTTTAAGGGAGATTACACTTCAACCCGCCAGGCTTTGACAAGAGCCGACAGGGCCTCAGAAGATTCGAATCTTTCGGAAAGAACCCGTTACTATCTCAGCCTGTCCGATTTTTTTGCAGGTGATTTTGATTTCGCTGAAATTCAGCTTCGGTCTCTTGAGCGTCGAAACACATCCTATTATGCAAACAATGCGATTCAGCTTCGCATGTGGATCAAAAATGGTACGCGGATTGACACTACACATGCCCAGCTGAAAAATTTCAGCGAAACGATCCGGCAGATCCATACCGGGGAGTACGATTCTGCTTTAGAGCAGATGAAAACCTTTATGGAGAGCTCAACCCACCCTTTTTCCGATGATCTTGCCGTAGAGTTTGCCAAGCACCTTCCGTACCGATACCAGGCCGTTGTTTTGCAGATGCTGCAGGATCAGGTTGTAAACAATCAAATTTCGCCACTGCGTGAACGGATGATGTGGGAGCGGGCTGTTATTGCCGAGCGCCTGGCTTCACTGGGTGACGCTTCTGAGATCCTGCCGCCAAATGAATTTGAATTATTCGAGTCCGCGCCGCTGCCGCCGGGTACACTTTCGGAAAGCGATGTGGAATCGATGTTTGAAGATATCCTGCTGGAGTTTCCCGATGGATTTTATGCCCGCTTTGTACGCGAGAAACTGCAGCAATCCGGCCAACCCCAAACTCTTTAG
- a CDS encoding asparagine synthetase B: MPRITSILITLLLLFGAALNLSAQERVLIPMDASQNDHLKAYGIIFNHLKANESGQWLLNYRGGSFLAPNTADIVRKSRVRGVSVELISEGEARQIIEEVENPNSNTAVINLEAAPEIAVYAPPGNMPWDDAVTLALDYAEVPYDIIYDKEVLSGELNNYDWLHLHHEDFTGQFGKFYGTYRNAPWYISQVNQLQDLASELGYNKVSELKRDVVLEIRDYIGNGGFMFAMCSGTNTFDIALAAKDLDIVPAEIDGDPIDPNVNDRLDYSNTFAFHNFQVETDAYVYSHDNIDVEVNLNSISESLDYFTLFDFSAKWDPVPTMLTQNHVSSIPGFYGQTTAFRSDKVKNSVVVLAESPGRDRVKYLHGNYGEGTFTYYAGHDPEDYTHHVGDPPTDLSLHTNSPGYRLILNNILFPAAQKEKRET, encoded by the coding sequence ATGCCCCGAATCACCTCGATACTTATCACATTACTGCTCCTGTTTGGAGCCGCACTGAATCTGAGCGCACAGGAACGGGTACTTATCCCGATGGATGCCTCACAAAATGATCACCTGAAAGCCTATGGTATCATCTTCAATCATCTGAAGGCGAACGAATCCGGCCAATGGCTGCTCAATTACAGGGGAGGAAGCTTTCTGGCCCCCAACACGGCAGATATCGTTCGGAAAAGCCGGGTGAGAGGCGTTTCTGTTGAATTAATATCAGAAGGTGAAGCGCGGCAAATTATTGAAGAGGTGGAAAACCCAAATTCCAATACAGCGGTGATCAATCTCGAAGCAGCACCGGAAATTGCCGTATATGCACCGCCGGGAAATATGCCGTGGGACGATGCGGTTACGCTCGCCCTCGATTATGCTGAAGTGCCCTATGATATAATTTATGATAAGGAAGTTCTTAGCGGAGAGCTTAACAATTACGACTGGCTTCATCTGCACCATGAAGATTTTACCGGGCAGTTCGGTAAATTTTATGGCACCTACAGGAATGCCCCCTGGTACATATCGCAGGTGAATCAGCTTCAGGATCTCGCCAGTGAACTCGGGTATAATAAAGTGAGTGAATTAAAACGTGATGTCGTCCTGGAAATTCGTGATTACATCGGGAACGGCGGGTTTATGTTTGCGATGTGCTCCGGAACCAACACGTTCGATATTGCCCTGGCTGCAAAAGATCTCGATATTGTACCGGCCGAAATCGACGGCGACCCAATCGACCCTAATGTGAATGATCGGCTCGATTATTCCAACACATTTGCTTTTCATAATTTCCAGGTGGAAACCGACGCCTACGTTTATTCACACGATAATATCGATGTGGAAGTCAATCTGAATAGTATTAGCGAGAGCCTCGATTACTTTACACTATTCGATTTTTCGGCGAAATGGGATCCTGTTCCCACCATGCTCACACAAAATCACGTAAGCAGTATTCCGGGTTTTTATGGTCAGACAACAGCTTTTCGTTCCGATAAAGTAAAAAACAGCGTGGTTGTTCTGGCCGAATCCCCCGGCAGAGACCGTGTAAAATATCTGCATGGAAACTACGGTGAAGGCACATTCACCTATTACGCAGGACATGATCCTGAAGATTACACCCATCATGTGGGCGATCCTCCAACCGATCTGAGCCTGCACACCAACAGTCCCGGATACCGGCTGATTCTCAACAACATCCTCTTCCCTGCTGCTCAAAAAGAAAAACGAGAAACTTAA
- the mazG gene encoding nucleoside triphosphate pyrophosphohydrolase: MDYSHIKPSQNFEDFIKLIAILRKECPWDRKQTHQSIKENLIEEAYEAVECIESEDYEELSKELGDLLLHVVFHSTMADENDHFNMGDVIYRISEKLIRRHPHIFSDTVAENDKVVAENWESIKLSEGRESILDGIPAHLPGLIKAHRMQEKAANVGFDWAEWKLAWEKLNEEIDEWKEAVEGQSKAEQAEEYGDLLFSMVNVGRLLSLNAEDSIRMANKKFDDRFRYIEKKLGENGRSPAQADLEEMDRYWNEAKSDNRL; the protein is encoded by the coding sequence ATGGATTATAGCCACATCAAACCGAGCCAAAATTTTGAAGATTTTATCAAGCTCATCGCCATTCTGCGCAAAGAGTGTCCGTGGGATCGCAAACAAACCCACCAGTCGATTAAAGAAAACCTGATTGAAGAAGCGTATGAAGCGGTTGAGTGCATTGAATCCGAGGATTATGAAGAGCTTTCGAAAGAACTTGGTGATCTGCTGCTTCACGTGGTATTTCACAGTACGATGGCTGATGAAAACGACCATTTTAATATGGGTGATGTGATCTATCGTATCTCCGAAAAATTGATTCGCCGTCATCCGCATATATTCTCCGACACGGTTGCTGAAAATGACAAAGTGGTGGCCGAAAACTGGGAATCAATAAAACTAAGTGAAGGCAGAGAATCGATCCTGGACGGTATACCTGCTCATCTGCCCGGACTGATCAAAGCACACCGGATGCAGGAGAAGGCTGCAAATGTCGGGTTCGACTGGGCAGAATGGAAACTTGCCTGGGAAAAATTGAACGAAGAGATTGATGAATGGAAAGAGGCTGTTGAAGGCCAATCTAAAGCGGAACAGGCTGAAGAGTACGGCGATCTGCTGTTCAGCATGGTAAACGTGGGACGGCTGCTCAGTCTGAACGCTGAAGATTCTATCCGGATGGCAAACAAAAAATTTGACGATCGTTTTCGATACATTGAAAAAAAGCTGGGAGAAAACGGCCGCTCACCCGCCCAGGCAGATCTTGAAGAGATGGATCGCTACTGGAATGAGGCAAAATCTGACAACCGCCTGTAA
- a CDS encoding citrate/2-methylcitrate synthase, protein MAKQNLDTIDTDKYPHINKGLEGIVAFSTTKSAIDGQKGELIYAGYNIDTLAENATFEEVCFLLWNDRLPNQKELDNLKKQLVGERSLPEPVLNYIKSTNKKAEPMSVLRTAVSMLADFQDADSDNTDDAIAMTAQMPTIIAAFARARDGKEIIAPLKDGSTAFNFLYMLNGEKPGKEAEKTMDLCLILHAEHGMNASTFTGRAICSTQSDMFSAVSGAIGALKGPLHGGANTAVMNMLLELDEDPDTADPVEFTKKKLANKEKIMGFGHRVYKTFDPRARLLRGMSKSLSEETGHTTLYEWSEAILKTMKDEKDIDPNVDFFSATVYYSLGIKPDLFTCIFAMSRISGWTAHYIEQHDNNRLVRPRALYIGEKNLEWTPVEER, encoded by the coding sequence ATGGCCAAACAAAATTTGGACACCATCGATACTGATAAATACCCACACATCAATAAGGGACTTGAAGGAATTGTAGCTTTCTCAACAACAAAAAGTGCAATCGATGGACAAAAAGGAGAGCTGATCTATGCCGGGTACAACATCGATACGCTTGCTGAAAATGCAACATTTGAAGAGGTCTGTTTCCTGCTATGGAACGATCGCCTGCCCAATCAAAAAGAACTGGACAATTTGAAAAAACAGCTGGTCGGTGAGCGATCACTTCCAGAGCCGGTCTTAAATTATATCAAATCAACAAACAAGAAAGCTGAGCCGATGTCTGTTCTTCGAACAGCCGTTTCCATGCTCGCCGACTTTCAGGACGCTGACAGTGATAACACGGATGATGCAATCGCGATGACGGCGCAGATGCCGACCATCATTGCAGCTTTTGCCCGTGCGCGTGACGGAAAAGAGATCATTGCTCCCCTCAAAGACGGAAGCACCGCATTTAACTTTCTCTACATGCTGAATGGCGAGAAGCCCGGTAAAGAGGCTGAAAAAACGATGGATCTCTGCCTGATTCTCCACGCTGAGCACGGAATGAACGCATCAACCTTCACCGGCCGCGCTATCTGTTCCACACAGTCTGATATGTTTTCAGCCGTTTCAGGTGCCATCGGTGCCCTCAAAGGCCCGCTGCATGGTGGTGCCAATACCGCGGTGATGAACATGCTTCTGGAACTTGATGAGGATCCCGATACAGCTGACCCGGTTGAGTTCACCAAAAAGAAACTGGCCAACAAAGAGAAGATCATGGGCTTTGGTCACCGCGTGTACAAAACCTTTGATCCCCGCGCACGACTTCTCCGTGGCATGTCGAAAAGTCTCTCTGAAGAGACCGGACACACCACACTTTATGAGTGGTCTGAAGCGATCCTGAAAACGATGAAAGATGAGAAAGATATCGATCCAAATGTTGATTTCTTCTCAGCTACTGTTTACTACTCCCTCGGGATCAAGCCGGATCTTTTCACATGTATTTTTGCCATGAGCCGGATTTCTGGCTGGACGGCACACTACATCGAGCAGCATGACAACAACCGCCTGGTTCGTCCGCGGGCCCTCTACATCGGCGAAAAAAATCTTGAATGGACCCCGGTTGAAGAAAGGTAA
- a CDS encoding efflux RND transporter periplasmic adaptor subunit gives MVQSKYKTASLASVLLSLLFLMLTSCSEDTQEDETDLSETTTVEAVELRKGVLPLVQRTTGEMRARNQVDIYPEIDARITEVRVNDGDYVSEGDTLIRLRDDAVREQLNQARHDHEIAQAQLRQSEADLRRLEAQFTRITELRDLELESALEQETLEADIDAAEASVDLARSQMNRAASQVEEQRSNLENTVLRSPVDGVVGGRDAEVGQRATSGNRLLQVGDTDNLRVHVMLTESMSNHIQPGDRAEIMTGSAQNNPVEGTVSTISPFLDPITHTTIAQVEVHETDASLQPGMFATVDIFYGETDDTILVPKTALYDHPIEGETGIYIADLRDEPSAMEMDEDSEMLTQNLTQSPVPVEFYPVEIVAESRGVAGITGIDDPGPDAWIVTIGQNQLAEWDREQAHVRKESWEKVMELQNLQARDMESIIFGENSGN, from the coding sequence ATGGTGCAATCAAAATACAAAACAGCTTCTTTAGCTTCCGTTCTACTGTCTCTGTTGTTTTTGATGTTGACCTCTTGCTCGGAAGATACCCAGGAGGATGAAACCGACCTTTCAGAGACGACAACGGTTGAGGCTGTAGAATTGAGAAAAGGTGTTCTGCCGCTTGTGCAGCGAACAACCGGCGAAATGCGGGCCCGAAACCAGGTAGATATTTACCCTGAAATAGACGCCCGGATTACTGAGGTTCGCGTGAATGACGGTGATTATGTAAGTGAAGGCGATACGCTGATCCGATTGCGTGATGACGCCGTAAGGGAGCAGCTGAATCAGGCACGTCATGATCACGAAATTGCGCAAGCTCAGCTGCGCCAGTCCGAGGCTGATCTACGCAGACTGGAAGCACAGTTCACTCGTATTACGGAGCTTCGCGACCTTGAACTGGAATCCGCTCTTGAACAGGAAACGCTGGAGGCTGACATCGATGCTGCAGAAGCAAGTGTGGATCTCGCCCGGTCCCAGATGAACAGAGCTGCCTCGCAGGTGGAAGAGCAGCGAAGTAACCTCGAAAACACCGTACTCAGATCGCCCGTAGATGGCGTAGTGGGTGGCCGGGATGCAGAAGTTGGCCAGAGAGCTACATCCGGAAATCGCCTGCTGCAGGTGGGTGATACAGATAACCTTCGGGTTCACGTGATGCTAACCGAATCAATGAGCAACCACATACAGCCGGGCGACAGGGCTGAAATTATGACCGGGTCAGCCCAGAATAACCCGGTTGAAGGTACGGTTTCCACAATTTCACCTTTTCTTGATCCGATAACCCATACAACCATCGCCCAGGTAGAAGTCCATGAAACGGACGCTTCTCTGCAGCCGGGTATGTTTGCTACGGTTGATATTTTTTATGGCGAAACGGATGACACCATTCTTGTGCCGAAGACAGCTCTTTATGATCATCCCATCGAGGGAGAAACCGGAATCTACATTGCTGATTTGCGTGATGAACCCTCGGCTATGGAAATGGATGAAGATTCTGAAATGCTTACCCAGAATCTAACTCAATCTCCTGTACCGGTTGAATTCTATCCGGTTGAAATTGTTGCCGAGAGCAGAGGCGTGGCTGGTATTACCGGTATTGACGACCCGGGCCCGGACGCCTGGATTGTAACTATCGGCCAAAATCAGCTGGCAGAATGGGACCGTGAACAGGCTCACGTGCGCAAGGAGAGCTGGGAGAAGGTTATGGAGCTTCAGAATTTGCAGGCACGAGATATGGAGAGCATCATATTTGGCGAGAACTCCGGTAATTAG